In Rhizobium sp. CIAT894, the genomic window ACGCGCAATAAAAAGTCCTGCGCGGCGTAACGGGTGTTCCTTACGCCGCAACGGCCGGTTCTCAGTGTTGCGTCGCGTGGGCGTGCGGGAGCATAACGACCGGCGACGGCGCCGTTGAACGGCGGCAGAACCTGCTTTTGCCGCATTGCTTCGCGAAATAGCGAAGTGAGGGTCAAGTTTTAGAGGATTGCCGGTGAGCGATACGACGAACCAGAGCAACGAGACGCAAGGACAGAAGGGACCGATCATCCCGAAGTCGCCGAGCGAAGCCCTGCGTCCGGAGCGCGTTCCGGAACCGCCGAAACGATCCAAGAAAGCCCGCGGCCAGGTCGTTCTTTTCCTGAACTTCATCATGACGATGGCGGTTCTGGTCTGCGTCGTCGCCATTATCGGCTTCTACTATGCCACATCGACCTATCGGAACCCCGGTCCGCTGCAGACCAACACCAATTTCATCATCCGCAATGGCGCTGGTCTGGCCGAAATCGCCTCGAACCTGGAGCGCAACGCGATCATCAGCGATGCCCGCATCTTCCGCTATCTCACGGCAACGCATCTTTCCGCGGGTGAGAGCCTGAAGGCCGGTGAATACGAGATCAAGGCCAGGGCCTCCATGAGCGATATCATGGAGCTTCTGAAATCGGGCAAATCCATTCTCTATTCCGTTTCCTTCCCTGAGGGCCTGACGGTCCGCCAGATGTTCAACCGCATGCTGGAGGATAAGGTGCTGGAAGGCGATCTGCCGGCCGCCCTTCCGGCCGAGGGCAGCCTGCGCCCGGATACCTACAAGTTCTCGCGCGGCACCAAGCGCTCGGAAATCATCCAGCAGATGGCGGCGGCCCAGCAGAAGATCGTCGATCAGATCTGGGACAAGCGCGACTCCTCGCTGCCGCTGCGCTCCAAGGAAGAATTCGTGACGCTCGCCTCGATCGTCGAAAAGGAAACCGGCGTTGCCGACGAACGTGCCCATGTCGCTTCCGTTTTCCTCAACCGGCTCGGCAAAGGCATGCGCCTGCAGTCCGATCCGACCATTATTTACGGTCTCTTCGGCGGCGACGGCAAACCGGCCGATCGGCCGATCTACCAGTCGGACCTGAAGCGGGACACGCCATACAATACCTATGTCATCAAGGGTCTGCCGCCGACGCCGATCGCCAATCCCGGCAAGGATGCGCTCGAAGCCGTCGCCAATCCCTGGAAGACGCAGGACCTTTATTTCGTTGCAGACGGCACCGGCGGCCATGTTTTCGCCGCCACGCTCGAGGAGCACAATGCCAACGTCAAGCGCTGGCGCAAGCTCGAGGCCGACAAGGGCTCCGACCCGAACATCGCAGTCGACGGCCAGCCGGAAGAACAGCCGGCAGATAGCGGCGCGACCGTCGTGCCGCCGAAGAAAAAGAAGATCAACTGATACTTTCTGGAGGCTCGCATGGCTTTGCAGTCCATGACTGGTTTTGCGCGGCGCGAGGGAACGAGCGGCCGCTGGCGCTGGGCATGGGAATTGCGCTCGGTCAACGGCAAGGGCCTCGACCTGCGGCTGCGCCTGCCGCCCGGGCTCGAACGCATGGAGGCAGAGGTGCGCCGCCTGGCCGGCGAAAGTTTCAGCCGCGGCAACCTGCAGGCATCCTTATCCGTCACCGCCGACGAGAACCGCTTCGAGGCCGTGTTGAACAGGCAGGCGCTCGCCGCCGTGCTTGCGATGCGCGAGCAATTGGACGGTATCATCGATCCGTCGCCACTGAAGCTCGATACGCTGCTTTTGGTGCGTGGGATCGTCGAATTCCGCGAAGGGGAGGACGGCGAAGAGGCGCTTGCCGCCCGTGACGCCGATATCGCCGCCGGCCTGCTGGCCGCGCTTTCCGATCTGAGAGCGATGCGGGAACAGGAAGGCTCGGCGCTGACCCGTATTCTGCACGACCATGTCGCGACGATCGAAGGCCTGACACGGGCGATCGAGGCAGATCCTTCACGTTCGCCGCAGGAGATCGCTGCGCGCCTTGCCGCGCAGGTTGCCGCGTTGATGGACGGCATGGCCGCGCTCGACCGCGACAGGCTGCATGCCGAAGCCGCATTGCTGGCGACCAAAGCGGATCTGCGCGAGGAAATCGATCGCCTGAAGGCGCATGTCGCCGCAGCGCGCGATCTCCTGGTGAAAGATGGCCCGGCCGGCCGCCGGCTGGACTTCCTTGCACAGGAATTTAACCGCGAATCGAATACCATTTGCTCGAAGTCGAATGCCTCGGCGGTCACCGCTGCCGGCATCGAGTTGAAAGTCGTCATCGACCAGTTCCGCGAGCAGGTCCAGAATTTGGAGTAAGACATGAAACCGGCGAAATCCTCGCCCGTGCAGATCGCCCGCCGCGGTCTGATGCTCGTCATCTCGTCGCCGTCCGGCGCCGGCAAGTCCACCATCGCGCGCACGCTGCTGGAGAAGGACAGGCAAATCGGCCTCTCCGTCAGCGTCACCACGCGCCAGCGCCGCCCGAGCGAAATCGAGGACGTGCATTACCACTTCAAGAGCGTGCGCGAGTTCGAGCGGATGCGCGATAGCGACGCGCTGCTCGAATGGGCCGAGGTGCATGGCAATTTCTACGGCACGCCGCGCGAACCGGTCGAGCAGGCCATGGCCGAAGGCCGTGACATGCTCTTCGATATCGATTGGCAGGGCGCCCAGCAATTGCAGGAGAAGATGTCGGCCGATGTGGTCTCGATCTTCGTGCTGCCGCCGACCATGACCGAGCTGCAGTCGCGGCTGCATCGCCGAGCCGAGGATTCCGAGGAGGTCATCCAGACGCGCCTCGCCAACAGCCGCGCCGAGATCGCCCATTGGCGCGAGTACGACTACGTCATCGTCAACGACGATCTCAACGCCGCCTTCGACGCCGTCCAGTCGATCGTCAAGGCAGAACGCCTGCGTCGCGACCGCCGCCACGGGATGTTCGACTTCGTCCGCGAATTGCTGGAAGAGACGCCGTCGCTTTAAGGAAATTCCCGAAAAGCGCGAAGCGGTTGTCTACAGGCTGTTTGCCAGCAGGCAGAATTCCTCGACCGACAGGGTCTCCGCCCGCCGCGCCGGATCGATCCCGGCCTTGACGAGCAGGCTCTCGCCGCCGAGCGGTTTCAGGCTCTGGCGCAGCATCTTGCGGCGCTGGCCGAAGGCCGCCTGCGTCACCTTTTCCAGATTGCCGACAGCGCAGGGGATCGGGTTGTCCCGGGGTGTCAGATGCACCACCGTCGACGTCACCTTCGGCGGCGGCGTGAAGGCCTGCGGCGGCACGTCGAAGGCCATCCGCGCCTCCGTCCGCCAACCGCAGAGCACGCCGAGACGGCCATAATGGTCGTCGTCTTCACCGGCGACGATGCGCTCGCCGACTTCCTTCTGGAACATCAGCGTCAGCGACTGCCAGAATGGCGGCCAGGCCTTCGGCAGGAGCCAGTTGACCAAAAGCTGCGTGCCGACATTGTAGGGCAGGTTGGCAATGATCTTGACCGGTCCATCGGGCGCCAGCGCCTCGAAATCCGTCTTCAGCGCATCGCCTTCGATGACTTCCAGCCGGCCGGGATAATGATCGGCGATTTCGGCGAGCGCAGGCAGGCAGCGGGCATCCCGCTCGACGGCGATGACCTTCCGGGCGCCGAGCGCCAGGATTGCCCGCGTCAGCCCGCCGGGGCCGGGGCCGACCTCGAAGATCGTCGCATCTTCGAGCGAGCCGGCCGTACGGGCGATCTTCTGCGTCAGGTTGAGGTCGAGCAGGAAGTTCTGCCCGAGCGCCTTGCGCGCATCGAGGCCGTGACGCTGGATGACGTCGCGAAGCGGCGGCAGGCCATCGAGTGCTGCCATCAGCGACGGCTTTCCTGAAGGCGGCCGAGCTGGGCTGCAAGCTTCAGCGCCGCAACGAGGCTCTGCTCGCGCGCCAGCCCCTTGCCGGCAATGCCGAAAGCGGTGCCGTGATCGGGCGAGGTGCGCACGAAGGGAAGCCCGAGCGTCACATTGACGCTGTCGTCGAAGCCGAGTGCCTTGGCCGGGATCAGCGCCTGGTCGTGATACATGCAGACGGCGACGTCGTATCGCGCCCGCGCCTCGTCATGGAACATGGTGTCGGCGGGCAGGGGGCCGATCGCATCGATGCCCTCGTCGCGCAGGCGCTCGATCGCCGGGCGGATGATATCCTCGTCCTCCTTGCCGATCGTTCCGTCTTCGCCCGCATGCGGGTTGAGGCCGGCGACAGCCAGCCGCGGCGCCGCGATGCCGAAGCGCTGCTGCAGGTCTTCATGGGCGATCCGGCAGGTTTCCATGATCAGTTCGCTGGTCAGCGCCTGCGGTACGTCCCGGATCGGAATGTGGATGGTGACCGGAATGGCCCTGAGCTTCGGTCCCGACAGCATCATCACAGGCGTCACCGGCCGGCCGGTCGCTCTAGTGGCGAGATCGGCGAGAAATTCGGTATGGCCGGGAAATCGGAAACCTGCTTCGTAGAGCACCGACTTGGCGATCGGGTTGGTGACGACCGCCAGCGCCTCGCCGTCGATGACGAGCGACACAGCTTTCTCGATCGCTGCGATCGTGCCTTTCGCCGTTGCTGCATGCGGTTCGCCGGCAACCACTTCGATACCGGCAGGCACTGGCATGACGGGCAGCGCATCGGCAAACATGCCGGCGGCCTCGCTTGCTCTATCCGTCTCGCGGATCGAAACCGCCAGGTTGAGCTGGCGCGCTCTCAACGCCAATACGCCGGGATCGCCGATCAGGAAGAATGGCGGCAGCCCGAGTTCGCGCCGCCGCAGCCAGGCCATCAGCGTAATATCCGGCCCGATGCCGGCGGGGTCGCCCTGGCTCAGCGCAAGCGGTCGCGAAAACGGTATCGTCATCGCAGGTCAACGATAGGCGATCTGCGCCTTCTTGCGCAGTTCATCCAGGTACTTCTTGCTGTTTTCGTTTTCCGGGCTGGCGTCCTTGCTGTCCTTGGACTTGCCGAGGTCTTCCTGGCGGAAGACCATTTCGGCCGCCTGGTCGTCGGAAACCTGGCGCTGGCTGCAGATTGCCAGATATTCGACGCCCTTGTCGGTGACACGGGTCCCCGTCGTATTGCCTTTGGCCTGTTCGACCAGCGGCTTCCAATCCGGCGGGATCTCGGGGGCGAGCATGCGGCCGAGATCGCGCACGGAAACGTCGCGCATCGTCGCGGCAAAGACCTTTGACTGATCGCAGCCCGGAAACTTCGAGCGCGATGCCTCGGCTTCGCCCTTGCGCTTGCCGGTGATGGCGTTGCGCTTGG contains:
- the mltG gene encoding endolytic transglycosylase MltG, whose translation is MSDTTNQSNETQGQKGPIIPKSPSEALRPERVPEPPKRSKKARGQVVLFLNFIMTMAVLVCVVAIIGFYYATSTYRNPGPLQTNTNFIIRNGAGLAEIASNLERNAIISDARIFRYLTATHLSAGESLKAGEYEIKARASMSDIMELLKSGKSILYSVSFPEGLTVRQMFNRMLEDKVLEGDLPAALPAEGSLRPDTYKFSRGTKRSEIIQQMAAAQQKIVDQIWDKRDSSLPLRSKEEFVTLASIVEKETGVADERAHVASVFLNRLGKGMRLQSDPTIIYGLFGGDGKPADRPIYQSDLKRDTPYNTYVIKGLPPTPIANPGKDALEAVANPWKTQDLYFVADGTGGHVFAATLEEHNANVKRWRKLEADKGSDPNIAVDGQPEEQPADSGATVVPPKKKKIN
- a CDS encoding YicC/YloC family endoribonuclease, coding for MALQSMTGFARREGTSGRWRWAWELRSVNGKGLDLRLRLPPGLERMEAEVRRLAGESFSRGNLQASLSVTADENRFEAVLNRQALAAVLAMREQLDGIIDPSPLKLDTLLLVRGIVEFREGEDGEEALAARDADIAAGLLAALSDLRAMREQEGSALTRILHDHVATIEGLTRAIEADPSRSPQEIAARLAAQVAALMDGMAALDRDRLHAEAALLATKADLREEIDRLKAHVAAARDLLVKDGPAGRRLDFLAQEFNRESNTICSKSNASAVTAAGIELKVVIDQFREQVQNLE
- the gmk gene encoding guanylate kinase, whose amino-acid sequence is MKPAKSSPVQIARRGLMLVISSPSGAGKSTIARTLLEKDRQIGLSVSVTTRQRRPSEIEDVHYHFKSVREFERMRDSDALLEWAEVHGNFYGTPREPVEQAMAEGRDMLFDIDWQGAQQLQEKMSADVVSIFVLPPTMTELQSRLHRRAEDSEEVIQTRLANSRAEIAHWREYDYVIVNDDLNAAFDAVQSIVKAERLRRDRRHGMFDFVRELLEETPSL
- the rsmA gene encoding 16S rRNA (adenine(1518)-N(6)/adenine(1519)-N(6))-dimethyltransferase RsmA; translated protein: MAALDGLPPLRDVIQRHGLDARKALGQNFLLDLNLTQKIARTAGSLEDATIFEVGPGPGGLTRAILALGARKVIAVERDARCLPALAEIADHYPGRLEVIEGDALKTDFEALAPDGPVKIIANLPYNVGTQLLVNWLLPKAWPPFWQSLTLMFQKEVGERIVAGEDDDHYGRLGVLCGWRTEARMAFDVPPQAFTPPPKVTSTVVHLTPRDNPIPCAVGNLEKVTQAAFGQRRKMLRQSLKPLGGESLLVKAGIDPARRAETLSVEEFCLLANSL
- the pdxA gene encoding 4-hydroxythreonine-4-phosphate dehydrogenase PdxA, with the translated sequence MTIPFSRPLALSQGDPAGIGPDITLMAWLRRRELGLPPFFLIGDPGVLALRARQLNLAVSIRETDRASEAAGMFADALPVMPVPAGIEVVAGEPHAATAKGTIAAIEKAVSLVIDGEALAVVTNPIAKSVLYEAGFRFPGHTEFLADLATRATGRPVTPVMMLSGPKLRAIPVTIHIPIRDVPQALTSELIMETCRIAHEDLQQRFGIAAPRLAVAGLNPHAGEDGTIGKEDEDIIRPAIERLRDEGIDAIGPLPADTMFHDEARARYDVAVCMYHDQALIPAKALGFDDSVNVTLGLPFVRTSPDHGTAFGIAGKGLAREQSLVAALKLAAQLGRLQESRR